A single window of Flavobacteriales bacterium DNA harbors:
- a CDS encoding ABC transporter permease, producing the protein MTSTDSPTQKAWRRFRKNPLGLFGAALIVLITCVAIAGPALVPDRSPNANEMNLKLAAQKPGFKAELESDHGVVSRTFLLGTDRFGRDLLSRMVLGARISLAVGFISVFISLLVGVTLGALAGFYGGRVDSAIMWLINVVWSIPTLLLVIAITLALGKGFWQVFVAVGLTMWVEVARVVRGQALSLKEKEFVEATEALGFRSLRALFSHVLPNIWSPVIVISAANFASAILIESGLSFLGIGAQPPIPTWGGMIKDHYSYIIVDKAYLAVIPGGAILLLVLSFMLVGNALRDALDVKS; encoded by the coding sequence ATGACCTCAACTGATTCACCAACACAAAAAGCCTGGCGACGCTTCCGTAAGAATCCACTCGGATTGTTCGGAGCGGCACTCATTGTGTTGATCACTTGCGTGGCTATCGCAGGCCCTGCCCTTGTTCCTGATCGGTCGCCCAACGCCAACGAAATGAACTTGAAGTTGGCTGCCCAGAAACCCGGATTTAAAGCCGAGTTGGAATCGGATCACGGGGTCGTTTCCCGAACTTTTTTGCTGGGAACCGACCGGTTCGGACGCGACCTTTTGAGCCGGATGGTACTCGGTGCTCGGATCAGCCTAGCGGTCGGATTCATATCCGTATTTATTTCTCTTTTAGTAGGTGTGACTTTGGGTGCCTTGGCCGGGTTTTACGGAGGGCGAGTCGATTCGGCTATTATGTGGCTTATAAACGTGGTTTGGAGTATTCCGACCTTGCTGTTGGTGATCGCTATAACCTTGGCTTTGGGTAAGGGATTTTGGCAGGTTTTCGTAGCCGTTGGGCTTACGATGTGGGTAGAAGTGGCTCGGGTGGTGCGCGGACAAGCATTATCTCTAAAGGAAAAGGAATTCGTTGAGGCCACCGAAGCGTTAGGATTTAGATCGCTCCGAGCCTTGTTTTCTCATGTACTGCCCAATATTTGGTCTCCGGTGATCGTGATCTCAGCGGCTAATTTCGCTTCGGCCATATTGATCGAAAGTGGACTTAGTTTCCTGGGAATAGGAGCCCAGCCACCCATTCCGACCTGGGGCGGCATGATCAAAGATCACTACAGCTATATCATCGTTGATAAAGCTTACTTGGCGGTGATTCCGGGGGGCGCGATTCTTTTGCTCGTTCTGAGTTTCATGCTGGTCGGGAATGCATTGAGAGATGCCTTGGACGTTAAGTCATGA
- a CDS encoding mechanosensitive ion channel, translating into MLQGFSENWSEEYAPDHWTRTLLENYGVREEIIAYVGLGIDLILLVLMAWIADRIAKNVILRIVKSYVERSKNEWDDLLLKRKVFNNLAHLAPAFIVYQLFPLLFKDFPEMTETVMWLTEIYTVIVVMMVANSFLNAARDILFKTERFKDKPVGSYVQLGKIIMYLFGGVYLISMLIGINPLTILAGMGAATAVLLLIFRDIILGLVASITISANDMVRIGEWVSFEKYRADGDVTEISLTTVKVQNWDATITTVPTYAFMSDAFKNWRNMQSIGARRIKRSLHLKMSTVKLVTPEMLERYKKIELVQNFIDERQSEIEKFNKEHNVDKSVQINGRNMTNIGLFRRYAQEYIGRNPNIAKDQSLMVRQLEPTELGIPIEIYCFSNDTRWAVYEGIQADIMDHLMAATQYFDLEVFESPTGDFSKFGQ; encoded by the coding sequence ATGTTACAAGGTTTTTCAGAGAACTGGAGTGAAGAATACGCTCCCGACCATTGGACGCGCACCCTACTCGAAAACTACGGTGTCCGCGAGGAGATCATCGCCTACGTTGGACTTGGTATCGATCTGATCTTATTGGTCCTGATGGCCTGGATCGCCGACCGGATCGCTAAGAACGTCATCCTTCGCATCGTCAAATCATACGTAGAACGCTCCAAGAACGAGTGGGACGATCTCCTCCTCAAACGCAAGGTATTCAATAACCTTGCCCATTTAGCTCCTGCGTTCATCGTTTACCAACTTTTTCCACTCCTTTTCAAGGATTTCCCGGAAATGACCGAAACCGTGATGTGGCTCACTGAGATCTACACCGTTATCGTGGTCATGATGGTCGCCAACAGTTTTTTGAACGCCGCACGCGACATTCTGTTCAAAACGGAACGATTCAAGGACAAACCGGTCGGCAGTTACGTTCAACTTGGAAAGATCATCATGTACCTCTTTGGCGGAGTATACTTGATCTCCATGTTGATCGGAATAAACCCACTCACGATACTCGCCGGAATGGGTGCCGCAACCGCCGTACTCTTACTCATCTTCCGAGATATCATTTTGGGCCTCGTTGCTTCGATCACCATATCCGCCAATGACATGGTCCGTATTGGAGAATGGGTCAGCTTCGAAAAATACAGAGCCGACGGCGATGTGACCGAGATCTCGCTGACCACGGTCAAAGTACAAAACTGGGACGCTACCATTACGACCGTCCCTACTTATGCCTTCATGAGCGACGCTTTCAAGAATTGGCGAAACATGCAGTCGATCGGTGCCCGCCGAATCAAACGATCGCTGCACCTCAAAATGAGTACGGTAAAACTGGTTACCCCGGAAATGCTCGAACGCTACAAAAAGATCGAATTGGTACAGAATTTCATCGACGAGCGTCAAAGTGAGATCGAGAAGTTCAACAAGGAACACAACGTCGATAAATCTGTGCAGATCAACGGACGCAACATGACCAATATCGGATTGTTCCGCCGATATGCTCAAGAGTACATCGGGCGCAATCCGAATATTGCCAAGGATCAATCCTTGATGGTAAGGCAGCTCGAGCCAACAGAACTCGGTATTCCGATCGAGATCTATTGCTTCAGCAACGATACGCGCTGGGCGGTATACGAGGGAATTCAGGCCGATATCATGGA
- a CDS encoding carboxy terminal-processing peptidase encodes MAHLSMKKKWIIALGALVLSAGVVYSFYRPSEAEKEELIVQLVASGLQQAHFAPQAFNDDFSERMFDMYLKSLDPGKRFFLASDVEGWQHYGNQLDDAVLSANSDFFNSTYETLMLRIGQAKDIYRDILNEPFDFSVEEYIETDSDDMPYAETRDDLREYWRQYLKYRTLLRVDDLLERKRDSLTLEEIESRAREKVLKSHEDWFDRMDEMERKDWHSVYINAITAVFDPHTQYFPPYHQDAFEIQMSGQLEGIGAQLMSKDGIVEVTRIVSGSASWRQGELKVGDQILKVAQADEEAVDVVDMRIEDVVQLIRGEKGTEVRLTIRKLNGTIKEIAIVRDVVVLEEIFARSAVIEKDGQKFGYIRLPKFYLSFDGSGRNCGEDVKNELIKLKKEGVGGVVFDLRNNGGGSLQGAIDIAGLFIDKGPVVQVKAKGQRPVVLNDENSGSVYDGPLVVMVNAFSASASEILAGALQDYERAVVVGATHTFGKGTVQNMFEFDEMVRGNADALKPLGALKLTIQKFYRIDGTTTQLRGVTPDIVLPNTYNLLAFGEKELEFPLQWDEIAPAPYDRVGSVTARLEQLGENSRKRLKKNKTFELISEEASWLEQQDTFSRFPLQLERYRSLLDEWEATSEKFEAIDEYEANYAVSELVMAEIERDTLQVEKTRRFEKNLNKDIELEEALMILNDLN; translated from the coding sequence ATGGCACATTTGAGCATGAAAAAGAAATGGATCATCGCCCTGGGAGCCTTAGTGCTCAGCGCAGGGGTCGTATATAGTTTTTACAGGCCATCCGAAGCTGAAAAGGAAGAGCTTATTGTACAGTTGGTAGCTTCGGGTTTGCAGCAGGCTCACTTTGCCCCACAGGCCTTTAACGACGATTTCAGCGAACGGATGTTCGATATGTACTTGAAGTCGCTTGATCCGGGTAAGCGTTTCTTTTTGGCCTCTGATGTCGAAGGTTGGCAGCATTACGGGAATCAGCTCGACGATGCTGTTCTCTCAGCTAATTCCGATTTTTTCAACAGTACCTACGAAACGCTAATGTTGCGGATCGGTCAGGCCAAGGATATATACCGCGATATCCTGAATGAGCCGTTCGATTTTTCTGTGGAAGAGTATATCGAAACGGATTCCGATGATATGCCCTACGCCGAGACACGCGATGATTTACGAGAGTATTGGCGTCAATACCTGAAGTACCGTACCCTTTTGCGCGTGGACGATTTGCTCGAGCGCAAAAGAGATAGCCTTACGCTGGAGGAGATTGAGTCGCGGGCTCGCGAAAAAGTGCTCAAGAGTCACGAAGACTGGTTCGATCGAATGGATGAGATGGAGCGGAAAGACTGGCACTCGGTATACATAAATGCCATTACCGCTGTTTTTGACCCACACACTCAATATTTTCCGCCGTACCATCAAGACGCATTTGAGATTCAGATGTCGGGTCAGCTCGAGGGTATAGGTGCACAGCTCATGAGCAAGGATGGAATTGTGGAGGTCACACGTATCGTGTCGGGAAGTGCATCTTGGCGTCAAGGTGAGCTCAAGGTCGGCGATCAAATATTGAAAGTTGCTCAGGCCGATGAAGAGGCTGTTGACGTCGTTGATATGCGCATTGAGGACGTAGTTCAACTCATTCGCGGAGAAAAGGGGACAGAAGTTCGCCTTACGATCAGAAAGCTCAATGGAACGATCAAGGAGATCGCGATCGTTCGCGACGTGGTCGTTTTGGAAGAGATCTTTGCGCGTTCGGCGGTAATCGAAAAAGACGGTCAAAAGTTCGGTTACATCCGCCTTCCCAAGTTCTATTTGAGCTTTGACGGTAGCGGTCGCAATTGTGGTGAAGACGTGAAGAACGAGCTTATAAAACTCAAGAAAGAAGGTGTTGGGGGCGTGGTCTTTGATCTGAGGAACAACGGTGGAGGTAGCTTGCAGGGCGCTATCGACATCGCCGGACTATTCATCGATAAGGGGCCGGTGGTCCAGGTGAAGGCCAAAGGACAGAGACCTGTGGTCTTGAACGATGAAAATTCAGGGTCGGTATACGATGGTCCATTGGTGGTGATGGTCAACGCGTTTAGCGCCAGCGCCAGTGAGATCTTGGCCGGAGCACTGCAGGATTACGAGCGCGCTGTGGTGGTTGGAGCTACCCATACCTTTGGAAAAGGGACGGTTCAAAACATGTTCGAATTCGACGAAATGGTTCGAGGTAATGCCGACGCATTAAAACCATTGGGTGCGCTTAAATTGACGATCCAGAAATTTTATCGGATCGATGGAACCACCACCCAGCTCCGTGGGGTAACCCCGGATATCGTATTGCCGAATACTTATAACCTCTTGGCTTTTGGTGAAAAGGAGCTCGAGTTCCCGTTGCAATGGGATGAAATAGCCCCGGCGCCCTATGATCGAGTTGGATCGGTCACGGCGCGTCTTGAGCAGCTCGGCGAGAATTCAAGGAAGCGCCTCAAAAAGAACAAGACCTTCGAACTGATCTCGGAAGAGGCCTCGTGGCTCGAACAACAGGACACATTCTCGAGGTTTCCACTGCAGCTCGAACGATACAGATCCTTACTCGACGAGTGGGAGGCGACTTCTGAGAAATTCGAAGCCATTGACGAGTATGAAGCGAATTACGCCGTTAGTGAATTGGTCATGGCCGAAATCGAACGCGATACCTTACAGGTGGAGAAAACGCGACGATTCGAAAAGAACTTGAACAAGGACATCGAACTCGAAGAAGCCTTGATGATCTTAAATGACCTCAACTGA